One window from the genome of Bacillus tianshenii encodes:
- the leuS gene encoding leucine--tRNA ligase has translation MAFDHKQIEQKWQSYWEQNKTFKTEDNLEKEKFYALDMFPYPSGAGLHVGHPEGYTATDILSRMKRMQGYNVLHPMGWDAFGLPAEQYALDTGNDPAEFTKTNIDNFRRQIKALGFSYDWDREVNTTDPDYYKWTQWIFLKLYEKGLAYIDEVPVNWCPALGTVLANEEVIDGVSERGGHPVERRPMKQWMLKITAYADRLLEDLEELDWPESIKDMQRNWIGRSEGAEVTFEIDGYDETFDVFTTRPDTLFGATYAVLAPEHPFVNKITTPEQKEAVEKYLEQIKTKSDLERTDLAKDKTGVFTGAYAINPVNQEKMPIWIADYVLMTYGSGAIMAVPAHDERDYEFAQKFGLPIKEVVAGGDIEKEAYTGDGEHVNSDFLNGLNKEDGIQKMLQWLEENNKGTKKVTYRLRDWLFSRQRYWGEPIPIIHWEDGEVTGVKEQELPLVLPKTTEIKPSGTGESPLANIDDWVNVVDEETGKKGRRETNTMPQWAGSCWYYLRYIDPHNSEKLADEDKLENWLPVDIYIGGAEHAVLHLLYARFWHKFLYDIGVVPTKEPFQKLYNQGMILGENNEKMSKSKGNVVNPDDIVYSHGADTLRLYEMFMGPLDASVAWSENGLDGSRRFLDRVWRLYVGENGQLSDKIKADSSATDLEKVYHETVKKVSENFEELRFNTGISQLMVFINEAYKANEVPQEYAEGFAKLLAPVAPHISEELWEKLGHSGTVSYEAWPTYDETKLVEDEVEIVVQIMGKVRARIQIPADATKEQMEEIAFADEKVKEQLEGKTVRKVIVVPGKLVNIVAN, from the coding sequence ATGGCATTTGATCACAAGCAAATTGAACAGAAATGGCAATCATATTGGGAACAAAATAAAACATTTAAGACAGAAGATAACCTAGAAAAAGAAAAGTTTTACGCGCTTGATATGTTTCCATACCCATCAGGAGCAGGCTTGCATGTTGGCCATCCTGAAGGTTATACGGCAACAGATATTCTATCACGCATGAAACGAATGCAAGGCTACAATGTCCTTCATCCGATGGGGTGGGATGCGTTTGGTCTTCCTGCTGAGCAATATGCTCTTGATACTGGAAATGACCCGGCTGAATTCACAAAAACAAATATCGATAATTTCCGCCGTCAAATTAAAGCGCTTGGCTTCTCATATGATTGGGACCGTGAAGTCAACACAACTGATCCGGACTATTACAAATGGACGCAATGGATTTTCTTAAAATTATACGAAAAAGGTTTAGCCTACATTGATGAAGTGCCTGTAAACTGGTGCCCTGCACTTGGCACAGTACTTGCGAATGAGGAAGTTATTGACGGAGTAAGTGAGCGTGGCGGTCACCCGGTTGAGCGTCGCCCAATGAAACAATGGATGCTGAAAATTACAGCATACGCTGACCGTCTGCTTGAAGATTTAGAAGAGCTTGATTGGCCTGAAAGTATTAAAGATATGCAGCGCAACTGGATTGGTCGTTCAGAAGGTGCTGAAGTTACCTTTGAGATTGATGGTTACGACGAAACATTTGACGTATTTACAACACGCCCAGATACACTTTTTGGTGCTACATATGCAGTATTGGCGCCTGAGCATCCATTTGTTAATAAAATTACAACTCCAGAGCAAAAAGAAGCAGTTGAAAAATATCTTGAGCAAATTAAAACGAAAAGTGATCTTGAGCGTACGGACCTTGCAAAAGATAAAACAGGCGTATTTACAGGGGCATATGCTATTAATCCAGTAAATCAAGAGAAAATGCCAATTTGGATTGCTGATTATGTCCTTATGACATATGGTTCTGGGGCAATTATGGCAGTTCCAGCGCATGACGAACGTGATTACGAGTTTGCTCAAAAGTTTGGTTTGCCGATTAAAGAAGTCGTCGCAGGCGGTGACATTGAGAAAGAAGCATATACAGGTGATGGAGAGCATGTGAATTCGGACTTCCTAAACGGGTTGAATAAAGAAGACGGCATCCAAAAAATGCTTCAATGGCTAGAAGAGAATAATAAAGGTACGAAAAAGGTTACGTATCGTTTGCGTGACTGGCTGTTCAGCCGTCAGCGTTACTGGGGCGAGCCGATTCCAATTATCCATTGGGAAGATGGTGAAGTGACAGGTGTTAAGGAACAGGAACTACCGCTTGTCCTTCCGAAAACAACAGAAATTAAGCCGTCAGGTACAGGTGAATCACCGTTAGCTAATATCGATGACTGGGTTAATGTTGTAGATGAAGAAACAGGTAAGAAAGGCCGCCGTGAAACAAATACAATGCCGCAATGGGCAGGAAGCTGCTGGTATTACCTACGTTATATTGATCCACATAATTCTGAAAAGCTTGCAGATGAAGATAAGCTTGAAAATTGGCTTCCAGTTGATATTTATATCGGTGGGGCAGAACATGCTGTACTTCACTTGCTTTATGCGCGTTTCTGGCACAAATTCTTGTATGATATCGGAGTTGTTCCGACGAAAGAGCCGTTTCAAAAGCTATATAACCAAGGGATGATTCTCGGTGAAAATAATGAAAAGATGAGTAAGTCAAAAGGAAATGTCGTCAATCCAGATGATATCGTTTATAGTCATGGTGCGGACACATTACGCTTATATGAGATGTTCATGGGACCGCTTGATGCATCTGTTGCTTGGAGCGAAAATGGTCTTGACGGTTCGCGTCGTTTCTTAGATCGTGTATGGCGTCTCTACGTAGGAGAAAATGGTCAGCTTAGTGATAAAATTAAAGCAGATAGCTCTGCCACAGATTTAGAGAAGGTCTATCATGAAACGGTGAAGAAAGTAAGTGAAAACTTTGAAGAGCTTCGCTTTAATACAGGTATTTCGCAACTAATGGTCTTCATTAATGAAGCATATAAAGCAAATGAAGTGCCACAAGAATATGCAGAAGGCTTTGCAAAACTCCTTGCACCTGTAGCTCCGCACATAAGTGAAGAGCTGTGGGAGAAGCTTGGTCACAGTGGTACAGTTTCATATGAAGCATGGCCGACATATGATGAGACAAAGCTTGTTGAAGATGAAGTAGAAATCGTTGTGCAAATTATGGGGAAAGTACGTGCGCGCATTCAAATCCCTGCAGATGCAACAAAGGAACAAATGGAAGAAATCGCGTTTGCTGATGAAAAGGTAAAAGAACAATTAGAAGGAAAAACTGTTCGCAAAGTCATTGTTGTCCCAGGGAAACTGGTTAATATTGTTGCAAACTAA
- a CDS encoding PilZ domain-containing protein — MQEFRKYSREDLQEKPLCSFTSLCSINGKPLTQNNTKTCILNISAGGLCFRSHIHFPLQKNLRLLFKIRLMNIPFELPGKIVWHKPLSNHMHEYGVEFEVEENNRTLLSKLINDTMVWYKKTRFAPDCSFCNEVCSFRDIAPEVEHI, encoded by the coding sequence ATGCAAGAGTTTAGAAAATACTCTCGTGAGGATTTGCAAGAAAAGCCATTATGTTCTTTCACTTCATTGTGCAGCATAAACGGCAAGCCTCTCACTCAAAATAATACAAAAACATGTATTTTAAATATCAGTGCTGGAGGGCTCTGCTTTCGTTCACATATTCACTTTCCTCTTCAAAAGAACCTTCGCCTGCTTTTTAAAATTCGTTTAATGAACATTCCTTTTGAACTACCCGGGAAGATTGTTTGGCACAAACCACTTTCAAATCACATGCATGAATATGGTGTAGAGTTTGAAGTCGAAGAAAACAACCGAACTCTTTTATCAAAATTAATAAACGATACGATGGTTTGGTATAAGAAAACACGCTTTGCTCCGGACTGTTCATTTTGTAACGAAGTTTGTTCTTTTCGTGATATCGCTCCAGAAGTAGAACATATCTAA
- a CDS encoding DUF2524 family protein, with amino-acid sequence MGTRSSIEEGLKQAHEIFEKAKKQMDTYRKQEHYNQTEYTEAQTEISDMLRELDVLGHSGNPQQKEQVYRAQLQLRQLLNDMVLDQNNILH; translated from the coding sequence ATGGGAACTCGTTCTTCAATTGAAGAAGGATTGAAGCAAGCACATGAAATATTTGAGAAAGCCAAAAAGCAAATGGATACTTACCGGAAACAAGAACATTACAACCAAACAGAGTATACAGAAGCACAGACAGAAATTAGTGATATGCTAAGAGAGCTTGATGTGTTAGGGCACAGCGGTAATCCTCAACAGAAAGAGCAAGTTTACCGGGCGCAGCTTCAGCTTCGTCAACTTTTAAATGACATGGTTCTTGACCAAAACAATATTCTTCATTAA
- a CDS encoding TIGR01212 family radical SAM protein (This family includes YhcC from E. coli K-12, an uncharacterized radical SAM protein.) gives MAENPFLYASDNKRYHTWNYHLRNTFGHKVFKVALDGGFDCPNRDGKVAHGGCTFCSASGSGDFAGNRTDSLVTQFHEIKSKMHQKWKNGKYLGYFQAFTNTYAPVEELREKFEVILAQEDVVGLSIATRPDCLPDDVVEYLAELNERTYLWVELGLQTVHESTASLINRAHDFATYVEGVNKLRKHGIKVCSHIINGLPQETPEMMMESARAVAKLDIQGLKIHLLHLLKGTPMVKQYEKGLLKFMSLDEYVKLVCDQLEVIPPEVVIHRITGDGPADLMIGPMWSLNKWEVLNQIDAELKRRNSYQGKFTTKQKVKPL, from the coding sequence ATGGCTGAGAATCCTTTTTTATATGCATCAGACAATAAGCGTTACCATACATGGAATTATCATTTAAGAAATACATTTGGACATAAAGTGTTTAAAGTAGCACTTGATGGCGGCTTTGACTGCCCGAATCGTGATGGAAAAGTCGCTCACGGTGGATGTACATTTTGCAGTGCCTCTGGCTCAGGTGATTTCGCAGGAAACCGCACGGATAGCTTAGTTACGCAATTTCATGAGATTAAATCGAAAATGCACCAAAAGTGGAAGAACGGTAAATACCTCGGTTATTTTCAAGCCTTCACAAATACATATGCCCCTGTAGAAGAGCTTCGTGAAAAATTTGAAGTCATCCTTGCACAAGAGGATGTTGTCGGGCTATCGATAGCAACACGTCCAGACTGCCTGCCAGATGATGTAGTAGAATACTTAGCTGAATTGAATGAACGTACATATCTATGGGTTGAACTCGGCCTTCAAACGGTACATGAATCAACAGCTAGCTTAATTAACCGAGCTCATGACTTCGCAACGTATGTAGAAGGAGTCAATAAGCTTCGAAAGCACGGAATTAAGGTTTGTTCCCATATTATTAACGGTTTACCACAAGAAACACCCGAGATGATGATGGAAAGTGCCCGTGCTGTAGCAAAGCTTGATATTCAAGGTTTGAAAATCCACCTCCTACATTTACTAAAAGGCACACCTATGGTGAAGCAATATGAAAAAGGCTTACTCAAATTCATGTCACTTGATGAATATGTAAAGCTTGTGTGTGACCAATTAGAAGTTATTCCACCTGAAGTGGTCATTCACCGCATTACTGGAGATGGACCAGCTGATTTAATGATCGGACCGATGTGGAGCTTAAATAAATGGGAAGTCTTAAATCAAATTGATGCGGAACTAAAACGCCGAAATAGTTATCAAGGAAAATTTACAACG